AGGGCGGCGAGGGCGTCGCGACGCAGCAGCGCCTGCGACGCGGTCGGAGGAAGTCCCGCCGCCTCGAGGGCCTCGATGTCGACCGAGACCCCCGGCGTGGCGAGAGCCTCGGCCGCATGCCCGTCGGCGAGAAGTCCCAGGTAGCGCTCGACGAACGCGGCGGGGCTGTAGAACTCGCGGTACAGGGTCGCGCCCGCCGCGACGAACGCGGCGATCAGGAGCGCCCCGATGACGCCCAGCACGGCAAGATCGGTGGCCAAGCGCGAGCGCGAGCGACGCCCGCCCCCCGCCGCCGCCCCCTGCTGCATGGGCCCAGTCTAGGAAACCGTTCCCCGCTCCGCGTCGATCTCGCGGGCGACGAGCTGGTGAACGGCCGCTGCGGCGGCCAGCTGGCCGGCGGCGATCGCCACGGCGAGCGAGGCCATCGGGCCGGGCATCGCCGCGGTATGCGCCATGTCACCCGCGGCGAACACCCCTGACACGCTCGTGCCGCCCAGAGCATCGACCTCGACGCCCCCCGATGGCAGCGTCGCAAGCCCCAGCTGCGCCGCGAACGGCGACCGCTGGGTCGACGTCGGCGCGACGAAGAGTCCGCCGACATCGATGGCGTCGCCCTCGCGCCGCCGCAGCACCAGCCCGTCGGCGGTCCGCTCGACGCCGGTCACCTCGCCCGGGTCGATCACGACGACCTCCGACCCGATCGGCGAGAGCATCGCCCGGTGCGTGGCGGCGTGCGCCCCCGATCCGAGGATGCCGATGCGCTTGCCGCTGAGTTCATGGCCATGGCAGAACGGGCAGTGGGCGACCTCGCGCCCCCACGCTTCGGCGAGCCCCGGAATCGGCGGCAGCTCGTCGCGCAGGCCGGTCGCGAGGATCAGGACGGATGCGACGAAGACGCCGTCCTCGGTCATCGCGGCGAACCCGCCGTCATCCCGAGCCTCGATCGCGTGCACCGTCGCCTCGACGACCTGCACCGTCGCGTAGCCCGCGAGCTCCTCACGCGCGAGCCGGCGGATCTCCGCGGGTGCTTGGCCGTCGTGCGTGATGAGGTTCTGTGCGTGGTCGACCGTGCCGTTGCGGTACTCGCCCGAGTCGAACAGCAGCACCTCCCGGTGCATCCGACCCAGCGTCAAAGCTGCCTGCAGGCCGGCGGGTCCGCCGCCGATCACGATCGCGTCGATCATGGTTCCTCCTCAAATGGGGTTGCGTCAGACCTCATCGTGTGACTTCATCTCGACATGAAGTCAAGCGGTCTGGCAATCGGCGACGCGGCGGCGCGCTTCTCGCTGCCCACCCACGTCCTGCGGCACTGGGAGGACGCCGGTCTCCTCGCACCGGCACGCGACGGCGGCGGCCGCCGTCGCTACAGCGACGACGATCTGGTGCGCATCGCCGTGATCCTCCGCGGCAAATGGGCGGGGATGTCGCTGGAGCAGATCCGGGTGCTGCTGGACGATCGGGCGCCCGAGCGCCACCGCGTCCTCGAGGCGCACCTCGCCGATCTCGCCGCGCGGATGGCCGAGATGGAGCGATCGCGCCTCATGACCGAGCATGCCCTGCGCTGCCAGGCGCACGACATCTCCACGTGTCCGCGCTTCCGCGAGATCGTCACGGGTGTGGTGGCCGGCACGAAGCGCTGGCCGAGCGTCGCCGACGTCATGGAGCCGCGGCATCCGTCTACCATGAACCGGTGACCACGCCCGCGCTCTCCGCCGAGCAGGAGGCGCTGTTCCGGCTCATCGAGGACTCCCGCGACCACGTCTTCGTCACCGGCCGCGCCGGGACCGGCAAGTCCACGCTGCTGCAGCATCTGGCGTGGAACACCTCCAAGCAGATCGCGGTCTGCGCGCCGACCGGAGTCGCCGCGCTCAACGTCGAGGGTCAGACGATCCACTCGCTGTTCCGGCTGCCGATCGGGCTCATCGCGAACACCGACCTCGACCAGTCCGACGCGACCAGGCGCATCCTCAACGCCATCGACACCCTGGTCATCGACGAGATCTCCATGGTCAACGCCGACCTCATGGACGGCATCGACCGCGCCCTCCGCCAGGCGCGGGGTCGACGCGCCGAGCCCTTCGGAGGCGTCCAGATCGTCATGTTCGGCGACCCGTATCAGCTGGCTCCCGTGCCGCCCCGCGGCGACGAGATGCGCTACATCCGCGACCACTACCGCTCGTTCTGGTTCTTCGACGCCAAGGTGTGGACCGGCGAGGTCGCCGGTGACGGACTCATGGAGCTCGGCGCGTACGGCGCCTCGCTGCACGTGCGCGAGCTCGCCGAGATCCATCGGCAGGCCGACCCCGCGTTCAAGGCGATGCTGAACGCCGTCCGCCATGGGC
The Microbacterium sp. SLBN-154 DNA segment above includes these coding regions:
- a CDS encoding NAD(P)/FAD-dependent oxidoreductase; translation: MIDAIVIGGGPAGLQAALTLGRMHREVLLFDSGEYRNGTVDHAQNLITHDGQAPAEIRRLAREELAGYATVQVVEATVHAIEARDDGGFAAMTEDGVFVASVLILATGLRDELPPIPGLAEAWGREVAHCPFCHGHELSGKRIGILGSGAHAATHRAMLSPIGSEVVVIDPGEVTGVERTADGLVLRRREGDAIDVGGLFVAPTSTQRSPFAAQLGLATLPSGGVEVDALGGTSVSGVFAAGDMAHTAAMPGPMASLAVAIAAGQLAAAAAVHQLVAREIDAERGTVS
- a CDS encoding helix-turn-helix domain-containing protein: MKSSGLAIGDAAARFSLPTHVLRHWEDAGLLAPARDGGGRRRYSDDDLVRIAVILRGKWAGMSLEQIRVLLDDRAPERHRVLEAHLADLAARMAEMERSRLMTEHALRCQAHDISTCPRFREIVTGVVAGTKRWPSVADVMEPRHPSTMNR